One Methanobacterium sp. genomic region harbors:
- a CDS encoding 4Fe-4S binding protein produces MVKIKVDEGACVGCGSCVEDCPNDVYELDSEHGKTVVVNEKDCMACLSCHEICPSQALEHDDIPVAKRLYIDRKVNQVINKIL; encoded by the coding sequence ATGGTAAAAATAAAAGTAGACGAGGGCGCATGCGTTGGATGTGGATCTTGCGTTGAAGACTGCCCAAACGATGTGTATGAATTGGATAGTGAGCATGGTAAGACTGTTGTAGTGAATGAAAAGGATTGTATGGCGTGTTTATCATGTCACGAGATTTGTCCTTCCCAGGCACTGGAACACGACGACATACCTGTGGCTAAAAGGCTCTATATAGACCGAAAAGTAAACCAGGTTATAAATAAAATATTATAG
- a CDS encoding sortase gives MSKYKILAVVIVLVCVIVSSAVIIVGYEKSKELNAYQTNLYLRGNGSAPVDLLSPSTTNSVSGSTSDVYRLVIPRIGVNAKINSETVNGYNTVYHYPESVEPGQNGECGLLSHRTHYSGLFRQLGSLKVGDQVIIKDYTISKKYIYKVTSNGDDIRWDYKENPISFAQSGEPRLLLITCYPPGRKLAAYIVHCKLVSTTSLT, from the coding sequence ATGTCTAAATATAAAATTTTAGCTGTTGTAATTGTTTTAGTGTGCGTAATTGTGTCTTCAGCTGTAATAATCGTTGGTTACGAGAAATCTAAGGAATTAAATGCATATCAAACTAATTTATACCTTCGTGGAAATGGAAGTGCTCCTGTTGATCTATTAAGCCCTTCAACTACTAATTCTGTATCTGGAAGCACATCTGATGTATACCGGCTTGTAATTCCAAGAATAGGAGTTAACGCCAAGATAAATTCTGAGACTGTAAATGGGTATAATACTGTTTATCATTATCCTGAAAGTGTCGAACCTGGTCAAAATGGAGAATGTGGTTTATTAAGTCATAGGACACATTATTCTGGATTATTCCGTCAACTTGGTAGTTTAAAGGTTGGAGATCAGGTTATAATAAAAGATTATACTATATCTAAAAAATATATTTATAAAGTCACATCAAATGGTGATGACATCCGGTGGGATTATAAAGAAAATCCAATTTCATTTGCTCAAAGTGGAGAGCCCCGGTTGTTACTTATAACATGTTACCCTCCAGGACGGAAGCTGGCAGCTTATATAGTCCATTGTAAACTGGTTTCTACAACCTCTTTAACTTAG
- a CDS encoding mechanosensitive ion channel family protein: protein MAIATMFANIHFDDIIAMGVTLIVAFLIVRLTSRFLKNTQVKWDLDVTMVQVLNEIIKYTIYLIAAAVILGLFGINLTAIAVSLGVVSIVVGFAARDTLSNFIAGMFIFLDKSFRVGDIVEVSNQKGKVVKMGFRLTTIITYDKKIITIPNALFSTNPFINHTASDTRRVDLDIVIPYTMNLEETSKSLEDMAAGCDWVLKKPKPKVIVRELIDVGVRLTLCVWVNDPWRVTEHRSALGKAAKKLLRDENTKNG, encoded by the coding sequence ATGGCCATTGCTACAATGTTTGCGAATATACATTTTGATGATATTATTGCTATGGGTGTTACTTTAATTGTAGCATTTTTAATAGTAAGACTGACGTCCCGTTTTCTTAAAAATACTCAAGTTAAATGGGATCTTGACGTAACTATGGTTCAAGTTTTAAATGAAATTATTAAGTACACAATTTATCTAATTGCTGCAGCTGTAATCCTCGGATTATTTGGAATCAATTTAACTGCCATTGCTGTAAGTTTAGGGGTAGTGAGCATTGTCGTTGGTTTTGCAGCACGTGACACGCTTTCTAATTTTATTGCAGGAATGTTCATATTTTTAGATAAAAGTTTTAGAGTAGGAGATATTGTTGAAGTATCTAATCAGAAAGGAAAAGTAGTTAAAATGGGTTTTAGGCTCACTACTATAATTACATATGATAAAAAGATTATCACGATTCCAAATGCATTGTTTTCAACCAATCCATTCATAAACCATACAGCATCAGATACAAGAAGGGTAGATCTGGATATAGTTATACCTTATACTATGAATCTTGAAGAAACTTCAAAATCTCTTGAGGATATGGCTGCTGGATGTGATTGGGTCCTGAAAAAACCTAAACCAAAAGTTATAGTTAGAGAACTTATAGATGTGGGGGTCAGATTAACACTATGTGTGTGGGTAAATGATCCATGGAGAGTTACAGAACATCGTTCTGCTCTTGGAAAAGCAGCTAAGAAGCTTTTAAGGGATGAAAACACAAAAAATGGATAA
- the rnz gene encoding ribonuclease Z, giving the protein MELVFLGTSSAIPTSHRNHSSIALKAFGEIFLFDCGEGTQLQMSKAKISPMKINNIFITHFHGDHILGLPGIIQSMAFRGRKNPLHIFGPKGLVEMVNIIRNFGYFSLTFEIYMHEIEDGIILEAENYRVSCSKMNHTVLNFAYSIYEKRRPKFIKEKAIALGINPGPDFGKLQRGIAVKVGDNIINPEQVLGEERKGRKIVYSGDTTPSDQMQEFAKDADLLVHESTFEGKYGDEAGEMGHSTSVQAAEIAKKANVKRLILTHVSTRYKKSDILETEAREIFENSTVAEDFMQIEVER; this is encoded by the coding sequence ATGGAGCTTGTATTTTTAGGAACATCATCTGCAATCCCTACCAGTCACAGGAATCACTCTTCAATAGCATTAAAGGCATTTGGAGAGATTTTTTTATTTGATTGCGGTGAAGGCACACAGCTTCAAATGTCAAAGGCTAAAATAAGTCCTATGAAAATAAACAATATATTTATAACTCATTTTCATGGAGATCACATTCTTGGACTTCCAGGAATAATTCAATCAATGGCTTTTAGGGGAAGAAAAAATCCGCTGCATATATTTGGTCCTAAGGGCCTTGTTGAGATGGTAAATATTATAAGAAATTTTGGATATTTTTCACTCACCTTCGAAATTTATATGCATGAAATTGAAGATGGAATTATACTTGAGGCAGAAAATTATAGAGTAAGCTGTTCTAAGATGAACCACACGGTTTTAAACTTTGCATATAGTATATATGAGAAAAGAAGACCTAAGTTTATAAAGGAAAAAGCGATAGCCCTTGGAATTAATCCAGGCCCTGATTTTGGGAAACTTCAGAGGGGTATTGCAGTAAAAGTAGGAGATAATATAATAAATCCGGAACAGGTACTTGGAGAAGAGAGAAAAGGGCGTAAAATTGTTTATTCGGGGGATACAACCCCTTCAGATCAAATGCAGGAATTTGCAAAGGATGCAGACCTTTTGGTACATGAATCTACTTTTGAAGGCAAGTATGGAGATGAAGCTGGTGAAATGGGCCATTCTACTTCGGTTCAAGCTGCAGAAATTGCAAAAAAAGCAAATGTTAAAAGATTGATATTAACTCATGTAAGTACAAGATATAAAAAATCAGATATCCTTGAAACTGAAGCAAGGGAAATATTTGAAAATTCAACAGTTGCAGAAGATTTTATGCAGATAGAAGTGGAGCGCTAA
- the nadC gene encoding carboxylating nicotinate-nucleotide diphosphorylase, whose product MRDILKQMVYEDIGFEDITSNALIPKDLKTKGIIIAKEDGIISGIDAVSDLFNEFKIRSSVKKHDGNSVKVNDIIMEIKGNARTVLSLERTALNFLMRMSGIATLTFNTLQKIREVNENIILAGTRKTTPGLQIFEKNAVKVGGGDTHRFRLDDSVLIKDNHIAIVGSIEDAVIMAKKNVSFTKKIEIEVEDEKGAIEAAEAGADIIMLDNMNPQEIDKIISTLKSMNLRNNILIEVSGGIKPENIVEYAKTNADIISTGYITHSSKSLDLSLEIL is encoded by the coding sequence ATGAGAGATATTCTAAAGCAAATGGTTTATGAGGATATAGGTTTTGAGGATATTACCTCCAATGCTTTGATTCCTAAAGACCTAAAAACAAAGGGAATAATAATAGCTAAAGAAGATGGAATTATTTCCGGAATTGATGCTGTATCTGATTTATTTAATGAATTTAAAATTAGATCATCCGTTAAAAAACATGACGGGAATAGTGTAAAAGTAAACGATATTATTATGGAAATTAAAGGAAATGCACGTACAGTTTTAAGTTTAGAACGTACTGCATTGAATTTCCTCATGAGAATGAGCGGTATTGCAACCTTAACGTTTAATACCCTCCAAAAAATAAGGGAAGTAAATGAAAATATTATACTGGCAGGTACACGTAAAACAACACCCGGACTGCAAATTTTTGAAAAAAATGCAGTTAAAGTAGGTGGTGGAGATACTCACAGGTTCAGATTAGATGATTCTGTCCTCATTAAGGATAATCATATTGCCATTGTTGGTAGTATTGAAGATGCTGTAATTATGGCCAAAAAGAATGTGAGTTTCACCAAAAAAATTGAAATAGAAGTGGAAGACGAAAAAGGTGCCATAGAAGCTGCAGAAGCAGGGGCAGATATTATAATGCTGGATAATATGAACCCTCAAGAGATTGATAAAATCATTTCAACACTCAAATCAATGAATTTAAGAAATAACATTTTAATTGAAGTTTCAGGTGGAATAAAGCCTGAAAATATTGTTGAATATGCAAAAACAAATGCAGATATCATTTCGACAGGATATATAACTCATTCTTCAAAGTCTCTGGATTTGAGTTTAGAGATACTTTAG
- a CDS encoding PAS domain-containing protein produces MERKPNLNNNEEGKIESEEYGPLPGLDYQFFEYMQEGVTVYSVLRDESGKVVDLVITYANIAAYRQKKSLKKGLIGKSIKDLYGYEAVAIDLQKANEAVSTGRGVKYDVHFMPLDKYFSISAFSPKEEVYITLTIDITKQRKAEEEMQIERQKLMDIIEFLPDATFVIDENKRVIAWNKAIEEMTGTLKEDILGKGEYAYSIPFYGEKRPILIDLIFLSEKEMEDKYAYVKREGKTLFAEVFVSNLFGGKGAYISVKASPLYDCDGNLVGSIETVRDITELRKELCPK; encoded by the coding sequence ATGGAACGGAAACCTAACTTAAATAATAATGAGGAAGGTAAAATTGAATCTGAAGAATATGGCCCGCTGCCCGGTCTAGATTATCAGTTTTTTGAGTATATGCAGGAAGGAGTGACTGTATACTCAGTATTACGTGATGAATCTGGAAAAGTAGTGGATTTAGTTATAACTTACGCTAATATCGCTGCTTACCGGCAGAAAAAATCCTTAAAGAAGGGTTTAATTGGAAAAAGCATTAAAGATCTTTATGGCTATGAAGCAGTAGCTATAGATCTTCAAAAGGCTAATGAAGCAGTATCTACAGGAAGAGGCGTGAAATATGATGTTCATTTCATGCCATTGGATAAATATTTCTCTATTTCAGCATTTTCACCAAAAGAAGAGGTATATATAACTTTAACAATTGATATAACAAAGCAGAGAAAGGCAGAGGAAGAAATGCAAATTGAACGCCAGAAACTTATGGATATAATTGAATTCCTGCCGGATGCTACATTTGTAATAGATGAAAATAAAAGGGTAATTGCATGGAATAAAGCTATTGAAGAGATGACCGGTACTCTCAAAGAAGACATTTTAGGTAAGGGTGAATATGCTTATTCTATACCATTTTATGGCGAAAAAAGGCCTATTCTAATTGATCTGATTTTTTTAAGTGAAAAAGAGATGGAAGATAAATATGCTTATGTGAAAAGAGAAGGAAAAACTTTATTTGCTGAAGTGTTTGTAAGTAATCTCTTTGGTGGAAAAGGGGCTTATATATCTGTAAAAGCGTCTCCACTCTATGATTGTGATGGAAATCTTGTTGGTTCCATTGAAACAGTTCGCGATATAACCGAATTAAGAAAAGAGTTATGCCCTAAATGA
- a CDS encoding ZPR1 zinc finger domain-containing protein: protein MKIDCPVCECKNSMIVITKTENIPYFGEIMESTAKCHDCGYKHSDIMCLEQKEPVRYELKVDKSNLNARVIRSQSATISIPELGLKVEPGPRSQGYVSNVEGVLTRFHDAVITAMNLVEDEQSKKNASNILKELERVKNGEDTVTVIIEDPFGHSIIIHEDALKRKLSLEEIKNLKTGFTVFENE from the coding sequence ATGAAAATTGATTGTCCAGTCTGTGAATGTAAAAATTCAATGATAGTTATAACAAAAACAGAAAATATTCCATATTTTGGGGAAATAATGGAATCTACGGCTAAATGTCATGATTGTGGATATAAACACTCCGATATAATGTGCCTTGAACAAAAAGAACCAGTAAGGTATGAGTTAAAAGTAGATAAATCTAATTTAAATGCTAGGGTTATCAGATCTCAATCAGCTACAATCAGCATACCTGAACTGGGCTTGAAAGTAGAACCAGGTCCAAGATCACAGGGTTATGTCTCAAATGTTGAGGGCGTGCTGACGCGATTTCATGACGCTGTTATAACTGCTATGAATCTTGTTGAAGATGAACAGTCTAAAAAAAATGCGTCTAATATCTTAAAAGAGCTTGAAAGAGTTAAAAATGGAGAAGATACTGTCACAGTAATAATTGAAGATCCTTTTGGCCACAGTATCATAATTCATGAAGATGCACTCAAAAGAAAATTGAGTCTGGAAGAAATAAAGAACCTGAAAACGGGTTTCACAGTATTTGAAAATGAGTAA
- a CDS encoding 3H domain-containing protein, whose protein sequence is MRKPYVILIGSASGIGKSTIASELAKILGIKHLIESDFIREIVRGVIGPEFAPALHKSSFDAYVTIRDKERYKTNAALINAGFQEHASFVIPAIEKVIKRAVDDFDDVVIEGVHLVPGFVNIDQFQDDADIHFFVLNADEEIHKERFVKRAMKIKRGGKHLEYFKENRIINDYLAEQANEHGVPVIYNDKIETTVKVMLTHIRQICKTLKLRHGVDSIKDETNTVLKYGGRMEDISYFIHGFTEPLRRKINVYDPKEAERFFASLERSKKRKEDLENIYELSGNVHSHRLCAPDEESLNKMIKELDEKGYLIKEQ, encoded by the coding sequence TTGAGAAAACCCTATGTTATTTTGATAGGAAGTGCTTCTGGAATTGGAAAATCGACTATAGCATCAGAGTTAGCTAAGATATTGGGAATAAAGCACTTAATCGAGTCTGATTTTATAAGGGAAATAGTTAGAGGAGTAATTGGGCCTGAATTTGCCCCAGCGCTTCACAAATCATCTTTCGATGCATATGTAACAATACGAGACAAGGAAAGGTATAAAACTAACGCTGCTTTAATAAATGCCGGGTTTCAAGAACATGCTTCATTTGTTATCCCTGCTATTGAAAAAGTTATAAAAAGGGCTGTAGATGATTTTGATGATGTTGTAATTGAAGGTGTGCACCTTGTACCTGGTTTTGTTAACATCGACCAATTCCAGGACGATGCAGATATTCATTTTTTTGTACTTAATGCTGATGAAGAGATTCATAAGGAACGATTCGTTAAGCGAGCCATGAAAATAAAACGTGGCGGCAAACATCTGGAATATTTCAAAGAAAACAGGATTATTAATGATTATCTGGCTGAACAAGCCAATGAACATGGAGTTCCAGTTATTTATAACGATAAAATCGAGACTACGGTTAAAGTAATGCTCACCCACATAAGACAGATCTGTAAAACTCTGAAATTAAGGCACGGCGTGGATAGCATAAAGGATGAAACCAATACTGTGCTGAAATATGGGGGTAGGATGGAAGATATATCCTATTTTATACATGGTTTTACAGAGCCTCTGCGGAGAAAAATCAATGTTTATGACCCTAAAGAAGCAGAACGTTTTTTTGCATCATTAGAAAGAAGTAAAAAGCGGAAAGAAGATTTAGAAAATATTTATGAACTCTCGGGCAACGTTCATAGCCATAGACTATGCGCTCCGGACGAGGAGAGTCTAAATAAAATGATAAAAGAATTGGATGAAAAAGGATATTTAATTAAAGAACAATAA
- a CDS encoding roadblock/LC7 domain-containing protein, giving the protein MIGRVLKDLGRINGVNGSLVVGKDGLIIESEVPGDIDSELVAAMSSAVFGTAERSAEEMKHEPLQQVMIEGQLGKTLMIDAGEGILVVITDIDINLGLIRIEMRRSAERVIDLLT; this is encoded by the coding sequence ATGATAGGAAGAGTACTTAAGGACTTAGGCAGGATCAATGGGGTAAATGGATCTTTAGTAGTAGGAAAAGACGGACTAATTATTGAAAGCGAGGTTCCTGGAGATATAGATTCAGAACTCGTGGCAGCTATGTCATCAGCAGTTTTTGGTACAGCCGAAAGATCTGCTGAAGAGATGAAACATGAACCTTTACAACAGGTTATGATTGAGGGACAGTTAGGTAAAACTTTGATGATAGATGCTGGTGAAGGAATTCTGGTTGTTATTACAGATATCGACATAAATCTGGGTCTAATCAGGATTGAAATGAGAAGAAGTGCAGAACGTGTAATAGATCTTCTTACTTAA
- a CDS encoding DUF1611 domain-containing protein — MYDITSVEEFKKLNPFIIVGCGGGGEKFANFEGVESVGFVDDSIKKQGMEFCGNVISSSLTELIEKTDAKSIAIMLPIGAEGAALKYAVQAIDNGLNVITSFRSLSLSENASLLKFAKSKGVVIKEISSRLDVINKIFGTAPSQCTEVLPKITYKPKAPVVFVGGTSQECGKRTTTRILGKTAQEKGLNAAVISTDEMGLESPADLNFRAGSLSVMDVAAAVMGTMKYIEEKKNPDIIFVEGQSSLTEDGNPHPRGLSAAILIGSRSDAVVVCHRPNHPFREPRGIDYEIKAIEAVEPTKVVGISLNMRNVSDKKDILKYEERYKLPAVDIKNGGASRLLDVIIDYVELN, encoded by the coding sequence TTGTATGACATAACTTCTGTAGAAGAATTTAAAAAGCTTAACCCTTTTATAATAGTCGGATGCGGCGGTGGTGGTGAAAAATTCGCCAATTTCGAAGGAGTAGAATCTGTTGGCTTTGTTGATGATAGTATTAAAAAACAGGGAATGGAATTTTGCGGTAATGTAATATCTTCAAGTTTAACTGAACTCATTGAAAAAACAGATGCCAAAAGCATTGCAATTATGCTTCCAATCGGCGCTGAAGGAGCTGCGCTTAAATACGCTGTTCAAGCTATAGATAACGGGCTAAATGTTATAACTTCATTCAGGTCATTATCACTTTCAGAGAATGCATCTCTTTTAAAATTTGCCAAATCAAAAGGCGTGGTCATAAAAGAAATTAGTTCCCGCTTAGATGTTATTAATAAAATATTTGGAACTGCACCTTCCCAATGTACTGAAGTACTTCCAAAAATTACGTATAAACCTAAAGCACCAGTTGTTTTTGTAGGTGGTACTTCCCAAGAGTGCGGTAAAAGAACAACTACAAGAATTCTTGGAAAAACAGCACAGGAAAAAGGTTTAAATGCAGCTGTAATTTCAACTGATGAAATGGGACTTGAAAGCCCAGCAGATCTTAATTTTAGAGCAGGAAGTCTTTCAGTTATGGACGTTGCTGCAGCAGTAATGGGGACTATGAAATATATCGAAGAAAAAAAGAACCCAGATATTATCTTTGTGGAAGGACAATCCAGTTTAACTGAAGATGGGAACCCACATCCAAGAGGCCTTTCAGCTGCAATACTCATAGGCTCAAGGTCTGATGCTGTTGTAGTCTGTCATAGACCTAATCATCCTTTTAGAGAACCAAGAGGAATAGACTACGAAATAAAAGCAATAGAAGCTGTAGAACCTACTAAAGTTGTTGGCATTTCTCTAAATATGAGGAACGTTAGCGACAAAAAGGATATATTAAAGTATGAGGAAAGATACAAATTGCCAGCAGTAGATATTAAAAATGGTGGGGCATCAAGATTACTGGATGTAATTATTGATTATGTAGAACTAAACTAA
- the sepF gene encoding cell division protein SepF — protein sequence MKDVMDYIKKNLGLEEESEDEEEKETIIVPEHSFYEIILMKAQGIPDIEDALKQITEEKNPIILDMGFIENNPDESKQVGEKLKEFRDNVGGEAILLCKQGNVVIITPPEIKLLKK from the coding sequence ATGAAAGATGTCATGGATTATATAAAGAAAAATCTAGGATTAGAAGAAGAAAGCGAAGATGAAGAAGAAAAAGAGACCATAATCGTTCCCGAACATTCTTTTTATGAAATAATCCTAATGAAAGCCCAGGGCATTCCAGATATAGAAGATGCTCTAAAACAGATTACTGAAGAAAAAAATCCAATTATATTGGATATGGGTTTTATAGAAAATAATCCAGATGAATCTAAGCAGGTTGGAGAAAAATTAAAAGAATTCCGAGATAATGTAGGTGGAGAAGCTATATTACTTTGTAAACAAGGCAACGTGGTAATTATAACCCCTCCTGAAATTAAACTTTTAAAAAAATAA
- a CDS encoding DUF2226 domain-containing protein has translation MELPITRPSMISYADQLNFNELLGELKSKEYNGFIRVTAGSEEGHILFKEGIQIAASYDNDSKIDAIKKIKSATDNSSTLIEVFDLRDSQVNYLMDINKKYLLNSGSEVNDVLDELKKTGHEDKEKIETIIPEKPEVIETPILEEKPEVIEAPLTEEKPEVTEATLTEEKPEISESPLLEQNESFLPKKPEINEDIQVEPEIQDSNEEVKNKLKSISEMKSNHVEDVRRKTQIKSGKADISPASAYIGGEKADKSENEEMKAAEVVNESIDRAELMKKYGLKDVGEEEVENILESYKGGSLSDDDVEKIELTLMNKIKKSILSIPKIKGTEVMVFLDNTSELAGTINIITEYESKGFLSRFMGESKDLDNLKKQIINITQIEIKKSFRGYPEIVDNFKINVEVS, from the coding sequence ATGGAGTTACCAATTACCAGACCGTCTATGATCTCTTATGCAGACCAGCTAAATTTTAATGAACTTTTAGGCGAACTAAAATCAAAAGAATACAACGGATTTATAAGAGTAACTGCCGGTTCTGAGGAAGGACACATTCTTTTTAAAGAGGGCATACAAATTGCAGCGTCATATGATAACGATTCAAAGATAGATGCAATTAAAAAAATTAAATCCGCCACAGACAATAGCAGCACTTTAATTGAAGTTTTTGATCTTAGAGATTCTCAGGTTAATTACCTCATGGATATAAATAAAAAATATCTACTCAATTCTGGTTCTGAAGTTAATGATGTACTTGATGAACTTAAAAAAACAGGGCATGAAGATAAAGAAAAAATTGAAACTATTATACCTGAAAAACCTGAGGTTATTGAAACTCCCATACTTGAAGAAAAACCTGAGGTTATTGAGGCTCCTTTAACTGAAGAAAAGCCAGAAGTAACCGAAGCTACTTTAACTGAAGAAAAACCTGAAATTAGTGAATCTCCTTTACTAGAACAAAATGAATCATTTTTACCTAAAAAACCTGAAATTAATGAGGATATCCAAGTTGAGCCTGAAATTCAAGACAGTAATGAAGAAGTGAAAAATAAGCTCAAATCAATATCAGAAATGAAATCAAACCATGTTGAAGATGTTCGACGAAAAACTCAAATTAAATCAGGAAAAGCCGATATTTCACCTGCTAGTGCATATATTGGCGGTGAAAAAGCTGATAAAAGTGAAAATGAGGAGATGAAAGCTGCCGAAGTTGTAAATGAATCTATTGATCGAGCAGAACTCATGAAAAAGTATGGTTTAAAAGATGTAGGTGAAGAAGAAGTCGAAAACATTTTAGAATCCTATAAAGGAGGATCTCTAAGCGATGATGATGTTGAAAAAATAGAATTAACGCTTATGAATAAAATTAAAAAATCAATTCTTAGTATTCCAAAAATTAAAGGGACAGAAGTCATGGTATTTTTAGACAATACCAGTGAACTGGCTGGAACCATAAATATAATCACAGAATACGAAAGTAAAGGATTTTTATCAAGGTTCATGGGTGAATCCAAAGACCTGGATAATTTAAAAAAACAAATAATTAATATAACTCAAATAGAGATAAAGAAAAGTTTTAGAGGATATCCAGAAATTGTAGACAATTTTAAAATAAACGTGGAAGTTAGCTAG
- a CDS encoding septum site-determining protein MinD codes for MTRVITVASGKGGVGKTTITANLGVALSTYGEETIVLDADVAMANLELILGMEGKSITLHDVLSGEASIEDAIYEGPGGVKVIPAGISLEGLRKIRLDRLEEALSVLVENADILLIDAPAGLEKDALAAIASAQELILVTTPEVPSISDALKTKIVANKLGVEITGVVINREQHDKTFLTVNEIETILEVPVIAVVPDDPEVSRAAAFGEPLVVKNPKSPTSNAIMQLGADLIGEEYHPIEPDKKGVISKLVEGLLGRRG; via the coding sequence ATGACAAGAGTTATAACCGTCGCCTCAGGTAAAGGCGGAGTGGGAAAAACAACAATAACTGCAAATTTAGGAGTAGCTTTATCTACTTATGGAGAAGAAACTATAGTACTGGACGCAGATGTAGCTATGGCAAATTTAGAGCTTATCCTTGGAATGGAAGGAAAATCAATTACATTACATGATGTCCTATCCGGAGAAGCCTCTATTGAAGATGCCATATATGAAGGACCAGGCGGTGTCAAAGTCATTCCTGCAGGGATTTCACTGGAAGGACTTCGAAAAATCAGACTAGATAGACTTGAAGAAGCTCTATCTGTACTGGTTGAAAATGCAGATATACTTTTAATAGATGCTCCCGCAGGGCTTGAAAAAGATGCACTGGCAGCAATAGCATCCGCACAGGAATTAATTCTTGTTACAACTCCAGAGGTTCCTTCCATAAGTGACGCATTAAAAACAAAAATCGTTGCCAATAAACTGGGTGTAGAAATAACAGGTGTTGTTATAAACAGAGAACAACATGACAAGACATTTTTAACAGTTAACGAAATCGAAACTATCCTAGAGGTACCTGTTATTGCAGTAGTTCCTGATGATCCAGAGGTAAGCAGGGCTGCAGCATTTGGAGAACCACTTGTAGTTAAAAATCCAAAATCTCCTACAAGCAACGCAATTATGCAGTTAGGTGCAGATCTAATTGGTGAAGAGTACCATCCTATTGAACCTGATAAAAAAGGAGTTATTTCCAAACTGGTTGAAGGATTACTTGGAAGAAGAGGATAA
- the minD gene encoding cell division ATPase MinD, translated as MSKFIAIASGKGGVGRTTLTYNLGVGMSLFGRNVIMLDLDLVMANLDVITGLLNPDVTLHDVLAKNRSIDECVYEIEQGIRVIPTGIHFETLRHINPKYISWNKILEEIADYGDIFLMDMPAGINSNIFEGLPENVEMIIVTNSTMTSVADALKIRILSNELNIQIIGFVLNMWYDDGFLLSVNEIESILEVPMIGIIPYDREVERSMALGKSVAEINPSSPTSNALMQLTAHLLGEEYKPIEPDKEGILSRLKKFIGMLPD; from the coding sequence ATGTCAAAATTTATAGCAATTGCTTCGGGTAAAGGTGGAGTTGGAAGAACTACCTTAACGTACAATTTAGGAGTAGGAATGTCCTTATTCGGCAGAAATGTTATAATGCTAGATTTAGATTTAGTAATGGCAAACTTAGATGTCATAACAGGACTTTTAAATCCAGATGTTACGTTACATGATGTTCTAGCTAAAAACAGATCAATAGATGAATGTGTTTATGAAATAGAGCAGGGTATACGTGTTATTCCAACAGGAATACATTTTGAGACACTCAGACATATCAATCCAAAATATATATCATGGAATAAAATACTGGAAGAAATTGCAGATTATGGTGACATTTTCCTTATGGATATGCCTGCAGGTATTAATTCAAACATTTTTGAAGGGCTTCCAGAAAATGTAGAGATGATCATCGTTACAAACTCTACCATGACTTCTGTAGCTGATGCTCTTAAAATCAGAATACTCTCAAATGAACTGAATATCCAGATCATTGGATTTGTACTGAATATGTGGTATGATGATGGTTTTTTACTCTCCGTTAATGAGATAGAATCTATACTTGAAGTTCCAATGATTGGAATCATTCCATATGACCGTGAAGTGGAGAGATCAATGGCCCTTGGAAAATCTGTAGCCGAAATCAATCCATCATCACCTACAAGCAATGCACTCATGCAGCTTACTGCTCATTTACTTGGAGAAGAATACAAGCCAATTGAACCTGATAAAGAGGGTATTCTAAGCAGACTGAAAAAGTTCATAGGCATGTTACCAGACTGA